GTCCGCGCCGCTGGTGCTGGTATCGCTGATATTGCCATAGTCATAGGGAGTCACGCCCTGGTCATCGCCATCGTAGGTAGAGTTTACCTGGGTATGCACAACGCGCGGATCATGGATGTCCGTGACGCCATCCATCAGGTAGGTATCTTCCTGATCCACGCGCGGGTCGCAGGCCACCACCGGATTGTTCTGATCTAACTGGCTGATCAGGTAGTTATCGCCAGGATTATTGGGGGGCCACCACCACTTTTGGGGAAGCCGGTCGGTTGGCAATCAGGTTCCGACGTCCAGTACAGCTGGCGCAGCATAGAACCATCGCTGCCGTAATCCAGCTCGTGCAATTCATGACCGGCCAGGGCTGTTGCCGTGGAACCGTTGTAATTCATAAAATAGGGCGCGACCTGGCAGGATTGAATATAGCAGGTGATATTACTATAGGCTATTCCCCAACCAGTGGTAGTATTGTAGTAATGATCCTGGTAGGAGCCGTCGGGCTGGATCACCTGTGCAAAGGCATAGCTGGTAAACAGGCCATTGTAATAGTCGGCCTGGTCATTATCGTTTTGATTGCCCCAGGTAAAGCCTTGATTACATTCGTCACAGATGGCTCCCACATAATTGGAGGCCAGGCCTTTGACCAATCCGTAGTGATACGTCCAGGTGGAGGTCTCGCCATTGGAGACCGTCTGCCGCTGGGTCACCATGTAGTGACTCCAGTTTTTGTCGTCCGCCTTGCCACAGCGGTTGGTGGAATTGCGGCCTGCGTTACAGTTGGCCGGATCATCGATGGCCCCGCTATCGACCCCATGCGTGTTATTATGGCCCTCCGTCCAGCTGATCGTCTCGTTCCAGCCGCGTCCATTATCAATATTGGTCAGATACCACGAATAGACGGTGCGTGACCACAAGTAGCAAGCACTGTTGCCATCTCTCGGTGCCCAGCTATCGGGACTGCAATTGGTAGTTGGGGTGGCATAGTACCAGAGATCGAAGTAGTGCAGGTGGTTGACGGCGTAGGTCAGGTTGACGGTCGGCGCATTGAGCGGCGTATCATTGACGCCATTGATCTGAATGCGATTGAGATTCAGATAACCGGCCATGCTCTCTGCTTGCCCTGAGTACGGGTCGGTAATCGTCTGCGGACCCGTCTGCGTATAGTAGAAATGATACTCGCGCAACAGGTTGCCCTGCACCTGCACCTTTAGATCGTTGAGGACAAACGAGTTCATCACCTCCGGCACCGGAATACCACCCACGTCCACCGGGTTATCGCAGCGAAATTGCGTGCTATTCCAGCCGTTACAGTTGGAGTTGAGGAGATGCTGGACGACGGTACTGGCATCAAAGATGAGCTTGACTTGCGGGTGCCAACTACTGCAGGCCGTCTGCTGGTGACAATTGGGATCGTCGTATTCAATATCAGAGAGGACCGCATCCTGAATCCAGTTCGGGTTGGTGATGCGTTGATAGTTAAAGTGAATCTGGTTACCATAGCGATCCACGATCAAATCCAGGTCCCAACGATATTGTTCCCAGACGCCGTTGACTTTAAAGCTCTGGACGGAGCCATCTGCGTTGTTGCAGCCGAACTCCTCCATGATGCCATTGGGGAAATAGGCCCGCCAGCAGGGCCAGCCGCCGCCGTCTACCTCCTCCACTTTCGCGTGATTAGTAGGCGTCGTAAACCAGAGAGGATTGGTGCCCAGCGGGGGCGAGTAGGGCTGGATCGTCGAAGCGCTCAGGTTGGGCGGGATCAATTGCCCGCTGATGCCGCTGGGGTCATTGAATTGCCAGACATTCTCAAGATGATTCGTGCCACCGGGCGTGACATTCTCCTGGCTCCAGGTAATGGAGCCGAGCGAAAGGTTCCAGCCCTGCCCCACCCAGGGAGCAGTAGCCTGCAGGTTATGGCTTTCATCGACGGAGCCGCTGGCATAGTTGAGCGCCAGCGGTGGCACCAGCCCCCCGGGGCCGGGTGGCAGATCAAGCGGATAGTTGTAGGTTAGTCCGCCGGAGTTCAAATCGACCTGCGAGTCCTGCGGTGTGCCCCACAGCGCCTGGGGCGTTTGCGTGCCAAACGTAATCGTATTGGGAGCCACAGCAAAGGGCGAGGGAGAATCATCTTGCTGCGAGACCCTCCCATGCGAGGGTGCTGGCTGCTCTTGAGGCGTTTGTGCTGGAATGGTCAGATCGCTGTTGACGCTCCAGGTGAGTCCGCTATGATCGGAGGTAGCAACCAGGAGCCGGGTAGTCGTGGAAGGTTCCTGGTTGGCGGGAACCGTCGGCGGAGTGCCAGGCAGCAAGGTCGAGGCATCGCCGCCGCGCAGGAACGCATACACCTGTTGCCCTTGCCACACCAGGGCATCCTGACTGGAGAGCAGGTGATAGGAAAATGTGATGGGGTGCAACAGTACCAACTGCGTGAGGGCAGACCCATCGGCGGCCAGCAATTGCATTTGATAGGTGCTAAAAATAATATGATCACTATACGTCCCGCCTGAACCCGGCAGTAGTTGTGTAATCTTGAGGGTAATACTGCCTCCCGCTTGCTGCAACGCAGCCGCATCAATGGTACCGGCAAGCACATCCACCCCCAGGCGCCCATCATTGCTGAGAAAGTGCAGTGCGTTCGGAGTAAGGCTCAGTGAAGCGGGTGTCATCGTGACCGGCCAGGAATGCGGCGGTGAACTATAGCGATAGTGCGAATCAGGCTTGACATAGGTATAGGGAAGCGGAGGCGTGATATGCCGCTGTGGTTTGAGCCATCCCGGTGGTGTGATGGGAGGATTCGGATTACCTTTTCCTGCTGCATACACCGAAGAAGGCGCGAGTGCCGCCAGCGGCGCAAGCACGCCACTCAAGAGCACCAAGCAAAGCAAGAGACCGGTGAAAAACACGCGTTTTTGCGAGGAGAAAAGGAAAGAGCGATGCGAGCAGGAGAAGTCGCGAGGAGAAAAAAGAGGCGACATAGCATATCTCCATTTCCCTTGAGCACGAGGATCAAGATCAGCGGGAGCGAAAAAATAGTACTGAAAGGTATGAAACGTACCCCCTAAGCACAAGTATATAATAGGCAAGAGCTACATGTCAAGGGAAAAAGCAAGCGAAAAAACAGTTGCGCGTCAACGTAGCAACTTTCATCTTTAACATATGATGCAACTCCTGGCACATGAAAAGGTTGCTGGCGTTGCGTGGTCTACATCTCTCCATGTTCGACTTCCTTATAGCCCCCGCTTGCCACCGCCTCACTTGACACCCTTTCTCTCCGCGTGCTAGCATGAACGCAGAACAACTCACTAAGAATCAGTTGCGCGGCCCGTCGATGACACTGTTGTCAAACTATGATCGGGCAGCGTGCAGATAAACATCAGAAAAGGAAGGAACATTATGGGATTGGGGCGGGAAGATCTCCTGCAAGTCTACTATTTTATGCGCCTCACGCGGGCTATGGAAGACCGCACGAGAACATTATTTTTGCAGGGGCGGGTCGTGGGCGGCGTGTATACCGCGCAGGGGCACGAGGCCACGACCGTGGGTGCGGCGATGATGCTGGAGAAAGATGACTTTATTGTGCCCCAGCATCGCGACCTCGGCATGCACCTGGTGCGCGGAACATCTCCCCGCGCCGTAATGTGCCAGTGGCTGGCGCGTGGCAACTCTCCCACGTTAGGACGCGATGGGCAACTGCACATCGGCGATATCCAACATGGCATTGCTCCCAGCATCAGCATGCTGGGCGAATCGCTGCCAGTCGCATGCGGCATCGGCCTTACCATGAAAATGCGCAAGCGTTCGACGATTGTGCTGGCCGGATTCGGAGATGGAGCGGCCAATACTGGCCCATTCCACGAGGCCCTGAATTTTGCGTCGGTGCAGAAACTGCCCATCGTCTTCCTCATCGAAAATAACGGCTATGCCTACTCCACACCCAATAATAAGGAATTTGCCATTGAGAATCTTTCGGATCGCGCGGTGGCCTATGGCATACCGGGCGAGACGGTCGATGGCAACGATGTGCTGGCGGTAATGGAGGCGGTCGGGCGAGCCATAGAACATGTCAGAAGCGGCAAAGGCCCGGCGCTCCTGGAATGCAAAACGTTTCGCGTGCGCGGGCACTCCGAAGCAGATAAGGCCGACTACGTTCCCAAAGAACTCCTCGCCGAATGGCTGAAAAAAGATCCCATCCTGCGTTTCGAACACTATTTGAGCGAGCAGGGTATCTTGACCGCGGAAAACAAGGCCGAAATCGAGCAAACAGTCAAGGCAGTGGTCGGTGATGCTGTACATTTCGCGGAAGAGAGTCCGGCGCCGGATCCTGCGACGGTTGCCGATTATATCTTTGCTCCCGATGGACCAATTGCCATTATCGGCGAGCCTGGAGCCAATGATCCGCGTTATGTCAATGCAATAGATACACGCACAGGCGAACCTTTTACCGCCGTCTCGAATGCCCCGGCGCAGCTGCATGCGCCGGAAACTATACCCGAGGAGGTTGGACGGAGATGAGTGAAGTGACGTACCTGGAAGCTATCAGCCAGGCCATTCGCGAAGAGATGCGGCGCGACGAGGCCGTTTTCCTGCTTGGAGAGGATGTAGGCACCTATGGTGGCGCGTTCAAGGTCAGCGCAGGTTTCCTCGAAGAATTCGGGCCGGAGCGCGTTATTGATACCCCGATGTCGGAGGCCGCTATTATTGGTTCCGCGGTTGGGGCAGCCTTGATGGGTATGCGGCCCATCGCCGAGATGCAGTTCATCGACTTCATCGCCAGTGGCTTCGACCAGATCATCAACATGGCGAGTAAGATGTACTGGCGCTCCGGTATGCCCGTGCCGGTAGTCATTCGTGGTCCCTCCGGCGGTGGCACGAAAGGCGGCCCTTTCCATTCCGCGAGCCCGGAGGCCTGGTTTTTTCATACGCCAGGAATCAAGGTAGTCGTGCCCGCGACGGCCTATGATGCCAAGGGGCTGTTGAAAGCCGCCATTCGCGACAATAATCCCGTGCTGTACCTCGAACATAAATTGCTCTATCGCATGCCAGAATTGCGCGAGGAACTGCCCGCCGAGGACTACGTTGTGCCGATAGGCAAGGCCCTCGTGCGCCGCGAAGGGCAGGATATGACCATCCTGACCTACGGAGCAATGGTACACCAGTCTCTGAGGGCGGCGCAGACCCTGGAAGAAGAGGATGATCTGGAGGTCGAGGTGCTTGACCTGCGCAGCCTGGCGCCGCTCGACCGCGAGGCCATCCTGGAGTCGGTGAAGCGCACGAACAAGGTACTGATTGTGCATGAGGATACGCTAACCGGCGGTATCGGAGCCGAACTGGCCGCCATCCTGGCCGAGGATCTATTCGAGTACCTGGATGGCCCGATTACGCGCGTAGCCGCGCCCGACGCGCCGTTTCCCTACGCACCTCCCCTGGAGGACGCATACTTACCCGACGAGGAGAAAATTCTCGACGCGGCGCGGAAACTGGCAGCGTATTAGTAAGGGCGTACCCTTGAGGTCGGCTGGAGCTGGTAAGCGCGCTATTAACATGATTATTTTTATGCTCATAACTGACAAAGGAGTCATAAAAGATGGCAACACCGGTGAAAATGCCACGATTGGGTGAATCGGTGGCTGAAGGAACAGTAGCAAACTGGTTGAAAAAAGAGGGCGATTGGGTAGAGCGCGATGAGTCACTGGCGGAAATTATTACCGATAAGATCAACGCCGAATTGCCCTCGCCCGTTGCGGGCCGGTTGACGAAGATTCTCGTCAAGGCCGACGAGACGGTGCCTGTAGGGGCCGATATCGCACTCATCGAAGAAAATGCCGATGTCGCGGCTTCTCCACCGGCTGAAGCTGCTCCAGGACCTGACGCGGCTCCCGTGGAGACTCCCAATCAGGCGGCCACACCGGTGATGGAGCAACAGACTGCCGCTACCGCCAGTGGTAATGGAGCAAGCGCAACACCGCGGCAGGCACGTCCAGAACGTATAGGCGAGGAGGAGCGGCAACGTATCTCACCCCTGGCACGGCGATTGGCGCGCGAGCATGATATCGACCTGAATGCCATCCAGGGAACGGGCATTGGCGGGCGCGTGCGTAGAGATGATATTCTGGCATACATCGCGGCACGGCCCCAGCGCGAGCCTGTCACCGCCGCTGCTGCTGCAACCCAGACGGCTGCACCCACCCGGCCTGCGGCTCCTACACCTCCGCCACCTGCTGTACCGGCAGCGCCATCCATGAAGCCAGAGCCTGCCCCGGTCGCTCCTCCTGCTCCAACGGTAGCCGGTGAGGGTGAAGAGATTGTAACGCCGAGCCGCATGCGACTGGCAATCGCCGAACACATGGTACGTAGCAAGCGCACGGCACCACATGCCACTACGGTGGTCGAAGTCGATATGACCAACATCGCTAAATGGCTAGAGAAGCATAAGGATGAATTTAAGAAGCGCGAGGGCTATGGCATCAGTTTTGTCCCGTTCGTCATGAAGGCCGTATGCGAGGGTATTCGCCAGGTGCCACTGATGAACTCAAGCTGGACGGAAGACAACAAGATCGTCATCAAGAAGCGCATCAATCTCGGCATTGCCGTCGCAACCGACCTGGGGCTGGTCGTTCCAACCATTCATGACGCCGATCAATATACAATCGCGGGACTGGCAAAGCAGGTTGCGACGATTGCCCAGCGCGCGCGCGCCAACAAGTTGACCATACAGGACATGCAGGGCAGCACGTTTGTTGTGAATAATCCTGGCACATTTGGTACAATTATCTCAGTGCCGATTATCAATCAACCGCATGCAGGCATTCTGAGTATGGATGCAGTAGTCAAGCGACCGGTTGTGATCGAGGATGACGCCATTGCCGTGCGCTCAATGATGTACCTGTGCCTGTCTTTCGACCATCGCATTCTGGATGGTGCGGGTGCCGCGAGTTTCTTACAGGCAGTGCGCACCAAATTGCAAAGTTACGGGCGAGAAATCGACGTGTATTAATGCACATTTGCCGGTAACCTGGAAAATGTAGGAGCCGATTCATCTGCCGGTAACGTAGAAAATGTAGGGGCCGATTGATCGTACACACCGCCGATTCATCGGCCAAAGGGAAAACAACTATGGCGACCATGATTCCGGAACGGCGCCCTGAATGGCTCAGGGTACGCCCGCCAAAAGGAGAAAATTACGAAAACCTGCGGCAGTTGATGCGCAGCAAGGAGTTGCACACCGTCTGTGAGGAGGCGCGCTGCCCGAATATCGGTGAATGTTGGGGCCATAAAACGGCCACCTTCATGATCCTTGGGCGCATCTGCACGCGCAGTTGTGGCTTCTGCGCGGTGGAAACCGGTAGACCTATCGGGTTGGATTGGGAGGAGCCGAAGCGCGTCGCGGAAGCCGTGCAGAAGATGGGCCTGCGCCACGCGGTTGTGACCTCCGTCAATCGCGACGAGTTGAAGGATGGCGGCGCGGCCATTTTTGCCGCTACCATTCGCTGGATTCGCCGTCTGAATCCCGATTGCCGGGTCGAGGTGCTAACACCCGATTTCAAGGGCGTCTACGAGGCGCTGCAAGTCGTCATGGATGCCAGACCTGACGTGTATAACCACAACGTCGAGACGATTCCCCGCCTCTACAAACGCGTGCGCCCGCAAGCCATCTACAAGCGCTCGCTACAAGTATTGAAATGGGCCAGGGAGATGAATCCAACGGCTCCAACAAAATCAGGCTTTATGCTCGGCCTCGGCGAGACCTGGGATGAGATTATCGAAGTCATGCACGACCTGCGCGAACATGATGTGGATATCCTGACGATTGGGCAATACCTGCGCCCATCGTTCCAGCACCTTCCCATCCAGCGCTACGTGCCGCTCGAAGAGTTCGCGGCCCTTAAAGCCGAGGGCAAAAAGATGGGCTTCCGTCACGTCGAATCGGGGCCGTTTGTGCGCAGTTCATACCATGCTCACGAACAGGCGGATGGCGCGACAAAGGGGATAAATGAAGACAACCATTAACGACATCAATATAGCCTATGACGACCATGGCATAGGGTTGCCGGTGCTGTTCTTGCACGCATTTCCACTAAATCGAAGTATGTGGGAAGGCGAATTGACTGCATTGCTGCTAGAAGAACGCTACCGCCTCGTCGCCCTGGATTGGCCGGGCTTCGGTGAGAGCGAGATCGCCACCGATATCTCGACCATGGAGCTGTTCGCGGACTATCTTGCCGGGTTAATGGACACGCTAGGAATGCAATCCGCCGTCCTCTGCGGCCTTTCGATGGGTGGCTATGCCGCTTTCGCGTTTCTGCGTAAATATCCGCAGCGCGTGGCCGGACTGATCCTGGCCGATACAAGGCCCGGAGACGATACACCAGAGGCGCGGGCCAATCGCGAGAATGTGGCACGCATTGCCGAAACCCAGGGAACCGGCGCTATCGCCGATATGCAAATGCCACGCCTGATCTCGGACTATACACGCCAGCACCATCCCGAAGTTGAACTGCGCGTGCGGCAACTCATCAACGCGGCAACTCCCAGGGGCATCGCCGCCGCCTCGCGAGGCATGGCGCAGAGAGTCGATTCAACCGATCTACTGCCGGGTATTACCTGCCCCACGCTGGTAGTCGTTGGCGAACAGGATGCTTTGACGCCGCCTGGTGTAGCGCGGGACTACGCGGCAAAGATTCCCAACGCCCTATTTATCACTATACCGAACGCGGGTCATCTCTCGAATTTAGAGCAGCCAGAAGCATTTCTCCAGGCCATTGGCGGTTTTTTGCGCAGCGCATTTTAAACAACGTTTTTTATGCGGCGCAATAGAAATAAACATTTTTCTCTCGCTCATACATACTGCGAGCGAGGGAAATCGGGATGTGATGAATGAAACAGCCATTGCATTATCCAGGCAGGCATGCGCCGATTGTGCTGGTCGTGGACGATAATCCTGCTATTCGCGATATGGTCTCCTGGGCCCTCGAACTGGATGGCTATGAACCGGCGGAAGCTTCCGAGGGATTGGAAGCCCTGGCCTGGATCGATAATGCCGCTCGTGAAGGTCGCTATCCCTCCGTCATCCTGCTTGACCTCGCCATGCCCGGCATGAATGGCAACGCCTTCATTAAGCGCTTACGAGCGCAATGGGAGGCCAAACATCCCTTGCCAGCCATCATTGTTATTACCGCCGCCACTGAACAGCAAGATCAAGATATGTTCCAATCTCCTGTCAAGCATGTCATTGTCAAGCCCTTTCACGTCCGCGACCTCCTGGATGCTGTGCGCAAAGTGACATGAGAGAGCGAGAAGGGCACCACCAGGGTACGCCCTAATAGTACTATTCCCCTGCTTCTTCACTCCCAAATCCACGGAAAAGCCCATAGATGGCGTTCAAATCAGGTAGAACATTCTGACCATTTTTGGCAACATTTGTAAATCCGCCCTGGTAGGTGAAAGAGGCTTAGTATGAAAATACGTACAATCTATCCGGTAGTGTTAGTACCACTATTGTCCCTTATAATCGTGGCCGCCCTATTATTCCTCTATATCTCGCCATTTACGCATGCTACCACCGTGATACCGCGCGTAAGCATGGCAAATGCCACTTCGGCAAACGCTCTTTGTCAGGGGACTACACATTGCACGTTCGCGTCCTCAACACCCGCTAGCCAGCCAATCACCGTGGCGCTCGGCCTGAAATTGCGTAACACCGATAATCTTGCCGCATACCTGAAAGCGATCACCGACCCGCAGTCCATCTACTATCATCACTATCTCAACGCCGCCTCGTTTGACGCGTTGTATGCGCCACTACCCCAGAGCGAAGCCGCCGCTGCTGGCTTTCTGCGCTCCTATGGCTTCAAAATCACCGCCACCTACTCCAATCACCTGCTCGTCGACGCCGTTGGTACCGTAGCGCAGGCCGAAGCAGCATTTCAGGTGCAGATCAATAATTATCGCGCCGACAATGGACAACTATTTTATGCCAACGCCGCCGCTCCCACGCTTCCTGCCAACGTCGCGCCTTTCGTCGCCTCGATAAGTGGATTAGACGATTCCATCCAGTATTCGCGGCAGCCCATCACTGCCGGTAATGCTCTCTTGCATACCAATGCCCAGAAACAAACGTCCCGGCAATCCACCACTTGCCCGCAGCCCGGTTCGCCTACCTACCCAACCGCTTATGTACCCAAACAAATTGCCACCGCCTATGATTTTAACGGCTTTTATAACGCGGGCACGCACGGCGAAGGACAAACAGTTGGCCTGCTTGAACTCGATGGATTTTCAGCAAAAGACATCGCCACTTATACCGCCTGCTTCGGCGGAACACAGACCCTCATAAAGACCATCCCCATCGATGGATACAATGGAGCAGCGGGAGCGAATGCCGCCGAAGTCGAACTTGACATCGAAACTGTGCTGGGACTCGCCCCGCATCTTTCCAGCCTGCGCGTCTATGAGGCCTCGGCAAGCTCGCTGGCTGCCTATAACGACGCCTGGGCCCGTATCGTCAGCGATGTCACACCCGTAGTAAGCACCAGCTGGGTCTTCTGTGAAGAGGCGCCCGGTATGTCTGCCGAAATCGCCCAGGAAAATATTTTCTTCCAGGCAGCCGCGGCCCAGGGGCAAACCATCCTTGCCGCCAGTGGCGACTCCGGCGCATCGGGTTGCTACGACCCCAGGACCGGCCAGAACACGCAACTCGCGGTGGACGACCCTGCCTCGCAGCCCTATGTCACCGGCGTAGGTGGCACCACCCTGCGTATCAACTTCGATAACACCATTCAATCCGAGCAGGTATGGAATGACCGTGCCATAAAAAATGGCGCCAGCGGCGGCGGCATCAGCCAGGTCTGGCCGATGCCCTCCTGGCAGCAAGGGCCTGGCGTCGCCAATGCCTACACCAATGGGTATCGTGAAGTCCCCGACGTTGCTCTCGATGCCGACCCGCAGACTGGCTACGACATCTATTGCAGCGTTGGTGGATGCGCGGGAAGCCACGGTTGGCAGGTCATCGGTGGCACCTCGGCAGCTGCTCCCGCCTGGGCCGCCATGGTCGCGCTCGCCAATCAGGCCTCCATCAAAGCCGGCGGCTTCCTCCAGGGCTTTCTGAACCCCGCCCTCTATGATATTGCCCATGGCGCGCCCGGCACATCCTACGCGGACGCCTTCCACGATGTCGTACCCGTCCAGGGCGGCGTCAACAGCAACGACTACGTTGGCGATGGCGGCGCCTATCCCGACACCACCACCTATGACCTCACCACCGGTCTAGGCTCCTTCGATGCCTACAAATTATCCCAAAACCTCAATATCCTTGCCCAGGGCGCTCCACAGCAAAACGTTGCCACCAGCACCATCTGGTACTTTGCCGAAGGACGTGTCGGCGGCGATTTCCAGGAATTTCTCACCCTGGAAAATCCCGATCCCCTCCAGACTGCTCAGGTGCGCGTGCAATACCTCTTCGAGGGACGAACCGGCCCTGCTATCATGCATAGCGTCCCACCCCAGAGCCGTGCCACCGTCAACGTCAATCTGGATCTCCATATCCCTTATGCCGGCCAGGGCTATTCCATCTCTATGGTCGTCACCTCTGTCAACCAGGTCGGCATCGTAGCGGAGCGTCCCATGTACTTCTCATGGCACGGCATCAACAGTGGCACCGACGCTCTCGGCGCCACAAAATTAGCCCAGGATTTCTACTTCGCCGATATAGAAACCGAGCGCAACTACTCCAGCTTCGTCACCATCCTCAATCCCCCCGGTGGCAAGGTCGCTAACGTCACTGTCACCTACATCGCCTCTGGCGGGCAGATCGGCACCACCACCATCGTCGTTCCCCCCGGCCAGCGTGGCACTACTAACCCCATCAATCTCGGAATCTTCCGTACCTGTGCCATGTACGTGCATTCCGACCAGCCCGTCGTCGTAGAGCGCCCCATGTACTTCACCACTGCCCGTGGCAACATCAACGGCCCTGTCACAGGCGCTGCTACCGTCGTCGGTACCCCCTCGCCCGAAAATGACTGGCTCTTCGCCGAAGGCTATACCGGTCCTAACTTCCATGAATACCTCGTACTAGCCAACTTCGACCCCACCGTCACCGCAAACGCCACCGTGACTCTCGAATACAGCAATGGACAGGTCTATCCCACGACCATAGCCGTCCCGCCGCAGTCGCAATACTTCTTCGACGTCAATGCCGCTTCCGCCAGCTTCGCGCAAAGCACCACCGAGCTATCCGCAGAAGTCACTTCTGACTCCCCCATCGTCGTCCAGCGCCAGGAGTACTTCCGCTTCAACCAGAACATCCCCGGCGGCACCGATGTCATCGGCGAACCCGGCCCCGCCAAAACATCCTACAGCTTCGCCGAAGGGTTTACGGCCAGCGGCTTCAACGAATTTCTGACCTTGCAGAACCCCAGCACGAGCAGCGAGACTGTGGCCGTCACCCTCTACCTTGCCCACAGCATTACCGCGCAACAGATCGTCACCATCGGACC
This window of the Ktedonobacteraceae bacterium genome carries:
- a CDS encoding thiamine pyrophosphate-dependent dehydrogenase E1 component subunit alpha, which gives rise to MGLGREDLLQVYYFMRLTRAMEDRTRTLFLQGRVVGGVYTAQGHEATTVGAAMMLEKDDFIVPQHRDLGMHLVRGTSPRAVMCQWLARGNSPTLGRDGQLHIGDIQHGIAPSISMLGESLPVACGIGLTMKMRKRSTIVLAGFGDGAANTGPFHEALNFASVQKLPIVFLIENNGYAYSTPNNKEFAIENLSDRAVAYGIPGETVDGNDVLAVMEAVGRAIEHVRSGKGPALLECKTFRVRGHSEADKADYVPKELLAEWLKKDPILRFEHYLSEQGILTAENKAEIEQTVKAVVGDAVHFAEESPAPDPATVADYIFAPDGPIAIIGEPGANDPRYVNAIDTRTGEPFTAVSNAPAQLHAPETIPEEVGRR
- a CDS encoding alpha-ketoacid dehydrogenase subunit beta — translated: MSEVTYLEAISQAIREEMRRDEAVFLLGEDVGTYGGAFKVSAGFLEEFGPERVIDTPMSEAAIIGSAVGAALMGMRPIAEMQFIDFIASGFDQIINMASKMYWRSGMPVPVVIRGPSGGGTKGGPFHSASPEAWFFHTPGIKVVVPATAYDAKGLLKAAIRDNNPVLYLEHKLLYRMPELREELPAEDYVVPIGKALVRREGQDMTILTYGAMVHQSLRAAQTLEEEDDLEVEVLDLRSLAPLDREAILESVKRTNKVLIVHEDTLTGGIGAELAAILAEDLFEYLDGPITRVAAPDAPFPYAPPLEDAYLPDEEKILDAARKLAAY
- a CDS encoding response regulator; translation: MKQPLHYPGRHAPIVLVVDDNPAIRDMVSWALELDGYEPAEASEGLEALAWIDNAAREGRYPSVILLDLAMPGMNGNAFIKRLRAQWEAKHPLPAIIVITAATEQQDQDMFQSPVKHVIVKPFHVRDLLDAVRKVT
- the lipA gene encoding lipoyl synthase, which translates into the protein MATMIPERRPEWLRVRPPKGENYENLRQLMRSKELHTVCEEARCPNIGECWGHKTATFMILGRICTRSCGFCAVETGRPIGLDWEEPKRVAEAVQKMGLRHAVVTSVNRDELKDGGAAIFAATIRWIRRLNPDCRVEVLTPDFKGVYEALQVVMDARPDVYNHNVETIPRLYKRVRPQAIYKRSLQVLKWAREMNPTAPTKSGFMLGLGETWDEIIEVMHDLREHDVDILTIGQYLRPSFQHLPIQRYVPLEEFAALKAEGKKMGFRHVESGPFVRSSYHAHEQADGATKGINEDNH
- a CDS encoding dihydrolipoamide acetyltransferase family protein translates to MATPVKMPRLGESVAEGTVANWLKKEGDWVERDESLAEIITDKINAELPSPVAGRLTKILVKADETVPVGADIALIEENADVAASPPAEAAPGPDAAPVETPNQAATPVMEQQTAATASGNGASATPRQARPERIGEEERQRISPLARRLAREHDIDLNAIQGTGIGGRVRRDDILAYIAARPQREPVTAAAAATQTAAPTRPAAPTPPPPAVPAAPSMKPEPAPVAPPAPTVAGEGEEIVTPSRMRLAIAEHMVRSKRTAPHATTVVEVDMTNIAKWLEKHKDEFKKREGYGISFVPFVMKAVCEGIRQVPLMNSSWTEDNKIVIKKRINLGIAVATDLGLVVPTIHDADQYTIAGLAKQVATIAQRARANKLTIQDMQGSTFVVNNPGTFGTIISVPIINQPHAGILSMDAVVKRPVVIEDDAIAVRSMMYLCLSFDHRILDGAGAASFLQAVRTKLQSYGREIDVY
- a CDS encoding S53 family peptidase; amino-acid sequence: MKIRTIYPVVLVPLLSLIIVAALLFLYISPFTHATTVIPRVSMANATSANALCQGTTHCTFASSTPASQPITVALGLKLRNTDNLAAYLKAITDPQSIYYHHYLNAASFDALYAPLPQSEAAAAGFLRSYGFKITATYSNHLLVDAVGTVAQAEAAFQVQINNYRADNGQLFYANAAAPTLPANVAPFVASISGLDDSIQYSRQPITAGNALLHTNAQKQTSRQSTTCPQPGSPTYPTAYVPKQIATAYDFNGFYNAGTHGEGQTVGLLELDGFSAKDIATYTACFGGTQTLIKTIPIDGYNGAAGANAAEVELDIETVLGLAPHLSSLRVYEASASSLAAYNDAWARIVSDVTPVVSTSWVFCEEAPGMSAEIAQENIFFQAAAAQGQTILAASGDSGASGCYDPRTGQNTQLAVDDPASQPYVTGVGGTTLRINFDNTIQSEQVWNDRAIKNGASGGGISQVWPMPSWQQGPGVANAYTNGYREVPDVALDADPQTGYDIYCSVGGCAGSHGWQVIGGTSAAAPAWAAMVALANQASIKAGGFLQGFLNPALYDIAHGAPGTSYADAFHDVVPVQGGVNSNDYVGDGGAYPDTTTYDLTTGLGSFDAYKLSQNLNILAQGAPQQNVATSTIWYFAEGRVGGDFQEFLTLENPDPLQTAQVRVQYLFEGRTGPAIMHSVPPQSRATVNVNLDLHIPYAGQGYSISMVVTSVNQVGIVAERPMYFSWHGINSGTDALGATKLAQDFYFADIETERNYSSFVTILNPPGGKVANVTVTYIASGGQIGTTTIVVPPGQRGTTNPINLGIFRTCAMYVHSDQPVVVERPMYFTTARGNINGPVTGAATVVGTPSPENDWLFAEGYTGPNFHEYLVLANFDPTVTANATVTLEYSNGQVYPTTIAVPPQSQYFFDVNAASASFAQSTTELSAEVTSDSPIVVQRQEYFRFNQNIPGGTDVIGEPGPAKTSYSFAEGFTASGFNEFLTLQNPSTSSETVAVTLYLAHSITAQQIVTIGPQTRVTLNINSIVVPIAQSNPSAGYEVSLSVQAQSGTIVAERPMYFDFNHNAAFGGTDVVGFTG
- a CDS encoding alpha/beta fold hydrolase → MKTTINDINIAYDDHGIGLPVLFLHAFPLNRSMWEGELTALLLEERYRLVALDWPGFGESEIATDISTMELFADYLAGLMDTLGMQSAVLCGLSMGGYAAFAFLRKYPQRVAGLILADTRPGDDTPEARANRENVARIAETQGTGAIADMQMPRLISDYTRQHHPEVELRVRQLINAATPRGIAAASRGMAQRVDSTDLLPGITCPTLVVVGEQDALTPPGVARDYAAKIPNALFITIPNAGHLSNLEQPEAFLQAIGGFLRSAF